The Achromobacter pestifer genome includes a region encoding these proteins:
- a CDS encoding ABC transporter ATP-binding protein: protein MRAGPPAVLQAQGLALSYPGAIDAVFQDVDLTLARGEVVAVLGASGAGKSSLLRVLAGLQPASSGSLLMEGAPLTGVHPRVAVAFQDPSLLPWLSLERNVAFGLDFKHQPALSDAQRRTRVDQAIDEVGLAHARHLRPAQLSGGMAQRTALARCLARRPAVLLLDEPFGALDEVTRGEMQALLRKVVADFDTAAVLITHDIDEALVLADRIVLLGGAPGRILGVWRVDLPQPRADLLPEMGALRLEILTRLRSSLRAARGVAASV from the coding sequence ATGAGAGCCGGTCCGCCAGCCGTGTTGCAGGCCCAGGGTTTGGCGCTCAGCTATCCCGGCGCTATCGACGCGGTGTTTCAGGATGTGGACCTGACGCTGGCGCGGGGCGAGGTGGTGGCGGTGCTGGGCGCCAGCGGCGCGGGCAAGTCCAGCCTGCTGCGGGTGCTGGCGGGCCTGCAACCCGCAAGCAGCGGGTCGCTGCTGATGGAAGGCGCGCCGCTCACGGGCGTGCACCCCCGCGTCGCGGTGGCATTTCAGGACCCGAGCTTGCTGCCCTGGCTGTCGCTGGAGCGCAATGTGGCCTTCGGCCTGGATTTCAAGCATCAGCCGGCGCTGTCCGATGCGCAACGCCGGACCAGGGTGGACCAGGCGATCGATGAGGTGGGTTTGGCGCACGCCAGGCATTTGCGCCCGGCGCAGCTGTCTGGCGGCATGGCGCAGCGCACGGCCCTGGCCCGCTGCCTGGCGCGCCGGCCGGCGGTGCTGTTGCTCGACGAGCCCTTCGGCGCGCTGGACGAAGTCACCCGGGGCGAGATGCAGGCGCTGCTGCGCAAGGTGGTGGCCGACTTCGATACCGCCGCGGTGCTGATCACGCACGATATCGACGAGGCGCTGGTGCTGGCCGACCGCATCGTGCTGCTGGGCGGCGCGCCCGGGCGCATTCTGGGGGTGTGGCGGGTGGACCTGCCGCAGCCGCGCGCCGATCTGTTGCCGGAAATGGGCGCCTTGCGCCTGGAAATTCTTACCCGCCTGCGCAGCTCGCTGCGGGCCGCCCGCGGCGTGGCCGCGTCTGTCTGA
- a CDS encoding acyl-CoA dehydrogenase family protein, producing the protein MTARSAGPVLPADLRAWLEQHADALDDGSLDAATVLPRLAAAGVFRHGVPPAQGGLAGTDIGDAIEAVSQVAELSVASAFVAWGQRVFIEYLLRSPNKALTGAWLAPLLSGEQAGATALSNAMKFLSGIESLQISARAEDGQWVLDGRMPWVTNLRVQGFLVAAAVTAPDGTPAVVALPHDIAGLTRSPDLSLLALQSSNTAALDVRGVRIGPEWLIHPDARQYLPQARPAFAGLQCGLSIGLARRALQAAEQAGQGQASRGILGQPLAALRAQVETLAARLIDGVRSERFVAEPWSLFEIRIALADAAHQAVQLELQASGGAAYLKPAGAGFARRWREAAFLPIVTPSLVQLKTELAKRQARLAAGAAA; encoded by the coding sequence ATGACGGCGCGATCCGCAGGGCCGGTGCTGCCGGCCGATCTGAGGGCGTGGCTGGAGCAGCACGCCGACGCGCTGGACGACGGCAGCCTGGATGCCGCCACGGTGCTGCCGCGACTGGCCGCGGCCGGCGTGTTCCGGCATGGCGTGCCCCCGGCGCAGGGCGGCCTGGCGGGCACGGACATCGGCGACGCCATCGAGGCGGTGTCGCAAGTGGCGGAACTGTCGGTTGCCAGCGCCTTCGTGGCCTGGGGGCAGCGCGTCTTCATCGAATACCTGTTGCGCAGCCCGAACAAGGCCCTGACCGGCGCGTGGCTGGCGCCCTTGCTCAGCGGCGAACAGGCGGGCGCGACCGCGTTGTCGAACGCCATGAAATTCCTGAGCGGGATCGAATCGCTGCAGATCTCCGCGCGCGCGGAGGACGGCCAGTGGGTGCTGGATGGCCGCATGCCCTGGGTGACGAATCTGCGGGTGCAGGGTTTTCTGGTGGCCGCCGCCGTGACCGCGCCCGACGGCACGCCCGCCGTGGTGGCGCTGCCGCACGATATCGCCGGGCTGACGCGCAGTCCGGATCTGTCCTTGCTGGCCCTGCAATCGAGCAATACCGCGGCCCTGGATGTGCGCGGCGTGCGCATCGGCCCCGAGTGGCTGATCCATCCCGACGCGCGCCAGTATCTGCCGCAGGCCAGGCCGGCGTTCGCGGGCCTGCAATGCGGGCTGTCCATTGGCCTCGCGCGGCGCGCCTTGCAGGCCGCGGAGCAGGCGGGGCAGGGGCAGGCGTCGCGCGGCATCCTGGGGCAGCCGCTGGCGGCCTTGCGGGCGCAGGTCGAGACACTGGCTGCGCGCCTGATAGACGGGGTGCGCAGCGAGCGCTTCGTGGCCGAGCCCTGGAGCCTGTTCGAAATCCGCATCGCGCTGGCCGATGCCGCCCATCAGGCTGTGCAGCTGGAGTTGCAGGCCAGCGGGGGCGCGGCCTATCTGAAGCCCGCGGGCGCGGGCTTTGCGCGGCGCTGGCGCGAGGCGGCGTTCCTGCCCATCGTGACGCCCAGCCTGGTGCAGCTGAAGACCGAACTGGCCAAGCGCCAGGCGCGGCTGGCGGCGGGTGCCGCCGCATGA
- a CDS encoding carboxymuconolactone decarboxylase family protein: MSRLPVHTAQSAPEPTRAALAAAEQGAGYLSNLLGVLANAPVALEAYQTLSQINARAGLTLQEREVVQLVAGTRHGCTFCVAGHTALARNKARLSPEVVEALRAQGVLPDERLQALAAFTEAVIQTRGRVGDEALQALRDAGYTDGNALEVIVGVGLATICNFGNNLAQTPLNDQLRDYAWSGAQ; this comes from the coding sequence ATGTCCCGTCTGCCCGTCCATACCGCGCAAAGCGCTCCCGAACCGACGCGCGCCGCGCTGGCTGCAGCGGAGCAGGGCGCGGGTTACCTGTCCAACCTGCTGGGCGTGCTGGCGAATGCGCCCGTGGCGTTGGAGGCTTATCAGACACTCTCGCAGATCAATGCGCGCGCCGGCCTGACCTTGCAAGAGCGCGAGGTGGTGCAATTGGTGGCAGGCACGCGCCACGGCTGCACATTTTGCGTGGCGGGGCACACGGCGCTGGCGCGCAACAAGGCCAGGCTGTCGCCTGAAGTAGTGGAAGCCCTGCGGGCGCAGGGCGTGCTGCCGGATGAACGCCTGCAAGCCCTGGCCGCCTTCACCGAAGCCGTGATCCAGACACGCGGCCGGGTCGGCGACGAGGCCCTGCAGGCCTTGCGCGACGCCGGCTATACGGATGGCAACGCGCTGGAAGTCATCGTGGGGGTGGGGCTGGCCACCATTTGCAACTTCGGCAACAACCTGGCGCAGACGCCGTTGAACGACCAGTTGCGCGACTACGCCTGGAGCGGCGCGCAATGA
- a CDS encoding AraC family transcriptional regulator has product MTISATDQAAVDALLLSSLEVQSSLYHLGQYCGNWSASTSGRARASFHLILHGRCQVDVDDGRDRLTLGAGDGIFFLRDIAHALTPLEPAVESVQRTAMEPLLPRRADSTGLACGFFQFRPGLADLLADTLPDYLVLRAGDERFRTARGVFELILGETAREPGASSVVLERLTDLLIFFMLRHLAIHDRQAYGLFVLARDPAMAGLLQAILAEPAKTWSMQDMADRVHMSKATFHRRFTLQSGTTPAQLLQLLRMRVARRHLEHGMGIQDAAERVGYQSQAAFSRAFQRTEGVAPSALRKRLTALTSGA; this is encoded by the coding sequence TTGACCATATCAGCCACCGACCAAGCCGCCGTCGACGCCCTGCTGCTGTCCAGCCTGGAGGTCCAATCCAGCCTGTACCACCTGGGCCAATACTGCGGCAATTGGTCCGCCAGCACCAGTGGACGCGCACGCGCGAGCTTCCACCTGATCCTGCACGGCCGCTGCCAGGTCGACGTGGACGACGGCCGCGACAGGCTCACGCTGGGCGCGGGCGATGGCATCTTCTTCCTTCGCGACATTGCGCATGCGCTGACGCCGCTGGAACCGGCCGTGGAAAGCGTGCAGCGCACGGCGATGGAACCTCTGTTGCCGCGCCGGGCCGACAGCACGGGCCTGGCCTGCGGCTTCTTCCAGTTCCGGCCCGGACTGGCGGACCTGCTGGCCGACACCTTGCCCGACTACCTGGTCCTGCGTGCCGGCGACGAACGCTTCCGCACGGCGCGCGGCGTATTCGAGTTGATCCTGGGAGAAACGGCCCGCGAGCCGGGCGCTTCGTCCGTGGTGCTGGAACGGCTGACCGACCTGCTGATTTTCTTCATGTTGCGCCATCTGGCCATCCATGACCGCCAGGCTTACGGCTTGTTCGTGCTGGCCCGCGACCCCGCCATGGCCGGACTGCTGCAAGCCATCCTGGCCGAGCCCGCCAAAACCTGGAGCATGCAGGACATGGCCGACCGCGTGCATATGTCCAAGGCCACCTTCCACCGCCGCTTCACCCTGCAAAGCGGCACCACGCCCGCGCAGCTGCTGCAATTGCTGCGCATGCGGGTGGCGCGGCGCCACCTGGAACATGGCATGGGCATCCAGGACGCCGCCGAACGGGTCGGCTACCAATCGCAGGCTGCCTTCAGCCGAGCATTCCAGCGCACCGAAGGCGTTGCGCCATCTGCCTTGCGCAAGCGCCTCACTGCGCTCACCAGCGGCGCATGA
- a CDS encoding alpha/beta fold hydrolase — MTMLPRRTLLKLAAGLPALAAAGAAGAAAPAAPATKARNYVLAHGSWHGGWCWRPVADRLLAAGHRVYAPSYTGMGDRAHLLSKNITIDTFVEDLVQVIETQELKDVILVGHSFGGIPITGVADRIPQRLAHLVYFDAIVLQSGQNAFSVYPKADAEARIAAASKATGGLAVPIPDPLPAPWGFTPGSADYDWVKRRLTAHPLASYTTPLTLKHPIGNGVARTYIHCTQPELAVLDESRKLVKSQAGWNWVDIAAPHEAHITHPALLADLLLGLG; from the coding sequence ATGACGATGCTTCCCCGCCGAACTTTGTTGAAGCTGGCCGCGGGCTTGCCCGCGCTGGCAGCCGCGGGAGCGGCCGGGGCGGCAGCCCCGGCTGCCCCGGCCACGAAGGCCAGGAACTACGTCCTGGCCCACGGCTCCTGGCATGGCGGCTGGTGCTGGCGTCCGGTGGCGGACCGCCTGCTGGCCGCCGGCCACCGCGTGTACGCGCCCAGCTATACCGGCATGGGCGACCGCGCCCACCTGCTGAGCAAGAACATCACCATCGATACCTTCGTCGAGGACCTGGTCCAGGTCATCGAGACCCAGGAACTGAAGGACGTGATCCTGGTGGGCCACAGCTTCGGCGGCATTCCCATCACGGGCGTGGCCGACCGGATTCCGCAGCGGCTGGCGCATCTGGTGTACTTTGACGCCATCGTGCTGCAAAGCGGCCAGAATGCGTTCTCGGTGTATCCGAAGGCGGATGCCGAGGCGCGCATCGCAGCGGCCTCCAAGGCCACCGGCGGGCTGGCCGTGCCGATTCCCGATCCGCTGCCTGCGCCCTGGGGCTTCACGCCCGGAAGCGCGGACTACGATTGGGTCAAGCGCCGCCTGACGGCCCATCCGCTGGCCAGTTACACCACGCCGCTGACCCTGAAACATCCCATCGGCAACGGCGTCGCGCGCACCTACATCCATTGCACCCAGCCCGAACTGGCGGTGCTGGACGAGTCGCGCAAGCTGGTGAAATCGCAAGCCGGCTGGAACTGGGTCGATATCGCCGCCCCGCACGAAGCGCACATCACGCATCCGGCCTTGCTGGCCGATCTGTTGCTGGGCCTGGGCTGA
- a CDS encoding O-acetylhomoserine aminocarboxypropyltransferase/cysteine synthase family protein — translation MTQPNKPWRLETIAVHGGYRPDPTTRAVAVPIYQTVAYAFDDTQHGADLFDLKVPGNIYTRIMNPTTDVLEQRVAALEGGIAALALASGQAAVTYAILTIAEAGDNIVSSSTLYGGTYNLFAHTLPQYGITTRFANPSDLAAFEAQIDDRTKAIFAESVGNPLGNITDIAALADLAHRHGLPLIVDNTVPSPYLLRPIEHGADIVVQSLTKYLGGHGTSLGGAIIDSGKFPWGEHKERFKRLNTPDVSYHGVVYTEAFGAAAYIGRARVVPLRNTGAAISPFNSFQILQGIETLALRVDRIVENTVKIAKYLREHPKVEWVNYAGLPDHPDHALAQKYLGGKAPGLFTFGVKGGREAGARFQDALQLFTRLVNIGDSKSLATHPASTTHRQLNPEELQKAGVREETVRLSIGIEHIDDLLADLDQALAQV, via the coding sequence GTGACCCAACCGAACAAGCCGTGGCGGCTAGAGACCATTGCCGTGCATGGCGGCTATCGCCCCGATCCGACCACGCGCGCCGTGGCCGTGCCCATCTACCAGACCGTGGCCTATGCGTTCGACGACACGCAGCACGGCGCCGACCTGTTCGACCTCAAGGTGCCGGGCAACATCTACACCCGCATCATGAACCCGACCACCGACGTGCTGGAGCAGCGCGTGGCGGCCCTGGAGGGCGGCATCGCCGCGCTGGCGCTGGCTTCGGGCCAGGCCGCGGTGACCTACGCCATCCTGACCATCGCCGAAGCGGGCGACAACATCGTGTCGTCCAGCACGCTGTACGGCGGCACCTACAACCTGTTCGCGCACACGCTGCCGCAGTACGGCATCACCACGCGTTTCGCCAATCCTTCCGACCTGGCGGCCTTCGAGGCCCAGATCGATGACCGCACCAAGGCCATCTTTGCGGAATCCGTGGGCAATCCGCTGGGCAACATCACCGACATCGCCGCATTGGCCGACCTGGCGCACCGCCACGGCCTGCCGCTGATCGTCGACAACACTGTGCCGTCGCCGTACCTGCTGCGTCCCATCGAGCACGGCGCCGACATCGTGGTGCAGTCGCTGACCAAGTACCTCGGCGGCCACGGCACCAGCCTGGGCGGCGCCATCATCGACTCGGGCAAGTTCCCTTGGGGCGAACACAAGGAGCGCTTCAAGCGCCTGAATACGCCGGACGTCAGCTACCACGGCGTGGTCTACACCGAAGCCTTCGGCGCGGCTGCCTACATCGGCCGTGCCCGCGTGGTGCCGCTGCGCAATACCGGCGCGGCGATCTCGCCCTTCAACTCGTTCCAGATCCTGCAAGGCATCGAGACCCTGGCGCTGCGCGTGGACCGCATCGTCGAGAACACCGTCAAGATCGCCAAGTATCTGCGCGAGCATCCGAAGGTGGAGTGGGTCAACTATGCCGGCCTGCCGGACCATCCGGACCACGCGCTGGCGCAGAAGTACCTGGGCGGTAAGGCGCCGGGGCTCTTCACTTTCGGCGTAAAGGGCGGCCGCGAGGCCGGTGCGCGCTTCCAGGATGCGCTGCAGCTGTTCACGCGCCTGGTCAACATCGGCGACTCCAAGTCGCTGGCCACGCACCCGGCGTCCACCACGCACCGCCAGCTCAATCCCGAAGAGCTGCAGAAGGCCGGCGTGCGCGAGGAAACCGTGCGCCTGTCCATCGGCATCGAGCACATCGACGACCTGCTGGCGGATCTGGATCAGGCGTTGGCGCAGGTGTAA
- a CDS encoding TonB-dependent siderophore receptor, whose translation MNKTQRRHCLRLAAIHLALAAAPWQARAQTEPPAAAQSAIAAGPLDSVLNQYAEQAGLALSYDPAATRGRNSHGVPGGLTVEASFGRILAGSGLQAVRTGDKRYALQRVAAQGGAVQLEAVTVTGSGVPMPTEGSGSYTTGASNTATALNLSLRETPQSISIMTHQRIEDQSLNSINAVLQQTPGISVQNMGSERFNVLSRGYAIESYQIDGVPTIVEVGTQDVSPSLADMAVYDRVEVLRGAAGLMTGAGEPSGTLNMIRKRPTSEFQGHVDAGVGSWDLYRAQADLGGPLNASGSVRGRAVAAYQQNRSFIDYYQQQRQVFYGIIEADLTDSTLLTAGVDYQRNRPRGSMGGLGLPLFYSNGKQVDLARSRNVAARNNTFDVDATNLFLSLEQKFARDWSVKFSANRLESQRDFQTAMASVSSGFANEQTGKGMPLWIQGGKSRQVQTGLDLHIEGPYELFGRRHDFVMGLAFSESDTRSDVYRDTSGYAAAHPFNLYTWGNEAVWPSFVKNYDNDTYVRETGGYAVTRFRATDALSFIGGARISSYKWDYQQKFANPASAVFNQSQQATSNDVVTPYAAVVYDLNDAHTVYASYTSIYKPQYYRDRNGRALDPRDGVNYETGLKSEWFGGALNSSAALFITRQDNLAVADDGYLVPGTDNIAAYRAVPGAKTKGIDVELTGEVMPGWNLAASYTYSRTQDSEGVRIKTVMPEHMVKVWTTYRLPGAWQRLTVGGGVNWQSAIYYSTTPWQLNKTVTARQDAYAVVNLMARYDFSRQLSATLNLNNLFDKKYLSSLDTTFNTGYYGAPRNAMLNLRYSF comes from the coding sequence ATGAACAAGACGCAACGCCGGCATTGCCTGAGGCTGGCGGCGATCCATCTGGCCTTGGCTGCGGCGCCATGGCAGGCGCGAGCACAGACTGAGCCCCCGGCGGCGGCGCAGTCAGCCATTGCCGCCGGACCGCTGGATTCGGTGCTTAACCAGTATGCGGAGCAGGCAGGGCTGGCCTTGTCCTACGACCCGGCCGCCACGCGCGGCCGGAACAGCCATGGCGTACCGGGCGGCTTGACGGTAGAGGCCTCGTTTGGCCGGATACTGGCCGGCAGCGGCTTGCAGGCCGTGCGTACCGGCGACAAACGCTACGCCTTGCAGCGCGTGGCGGCGCAGGGCGGCGCGGTGCAACTGGAAGCCGTGACCGTCACCGGTTCGGGCGTGCCCATGCCCACCGAAGGGTCGGGCTCCTATACCACGGGCGCGAGCAACACAGCCACGGCCTTGAATCTGTCGCTACGCGAGACGCCGCAGTCGATCAGCATCATGACCCACCAGCGCATCGAGGACCAATCGCTCAACAGCATCAACGCGGTGCTGCAGCAGACGCCAGGCATCTCGGTGCAGAACATGGGCAGCGAGCGCTTCAACGTGCTCTCGCGCGGCTACGCCATCGAAAGCTATCAGATTGACGGCGTACCGACCATCGTGGAAGTGGGCACGCAAGACGTCTCGCCCAGCCTGGCCGACATGGCTGTGTATGACCGCGTCGAGGTGTTGCGCGGCGCGGCAGGCCTGATGACCGGTGCGGGCGAGCCTTCAGGCACGCTGAACATGATACGCAAACGCCCCACATCCGAGTTCCAGGGCCATGTGGACGCCGGCGTGGGTTCGTGGGACTTGTACCGGGCGCAAGCGGACCTGGGCGGCCCCCTGAACGCATCGGGCAGCGTGCGCGGCCGCGCCGTCGCGGCCTACCAGCAGAACCGCAGCTTTATCGACTACTACCAGCAGCAGCGCCAGGTGTTCTACGGCATCATCGAGGCGGACCTGACCGATAGCACCTTGCTGACAGCGGGCGTGGACTACCAACGCAACCGTCCGCGCGGCAGCATGGGTGGTTTGGGGCTTCCGCTCTTCTACAGCAACGGCAAGCAGGTGGATTTGGCGCGGTCGCGGAACGTCGCGGCCCGCAACAACACGTTCGACGTGGACGCGACCAACCTGTTCCTGTCGCTGGAGCAGAAGTTTGCCCGTGACTGGTCGGTGAAGTTCTCGGCCAACCGCCTGGAAAGCCAGCGCGACTTCCAGACTGCGATGGCCAGCGTGTCCTCGGGCTTCGCCAACGAGCAGACCGGGAAGGGGATGCCGCTGTGGATCCAGGGAGGCAAGAGCCGGCAGGTGCAAACGGGCCTGGACCTGCACATTGAAGGGCCATACGAGCTGTTCGGCCGCCGGCACGACTTCGTGATGGGGCTGGCGTTTTCGGAATCCGACACCCGTTCGGACGTGTATCGCGACACCAGCGGGTACGCGGCCGCACACCCCTTCAATCTCTACACATGGGGCAATGAAGCTGTCTGGCCCAGCTTCGTCAAGAACTACGACAACGATACCTATGTGCGCGAGACCGGCGGCTACGCGGTGACGCGCTTTCGCGCGACCGACGCGCTGTCCTTTATCGGCGGCGCGCGGATCAGCAGCTACAAATGGGATTACCAGCAGAAATTCGCCAATCCCGCGAGCGCGGTATTCAACCAGTCGCAGCAGGCCACGTCGAACGACGTCGTCACGCCCTACGCGGCAGTGGTCTACGACCTCAACGACGCACACACCGTCTATGCCAGCTACACCAGCATCTACAAGCCGCAGTACTACCGGGATCGCAACGGCCGGGCGCTGGACCCGCGCGACGGCGTCAACTATGAGACCGGCCTGAAGAGCGAGTGGTTCGGCGGCGCGCTCAACAGCAGTGCCGCCTTGTTCATCACGCGCCAGGACAATCTTGCCGTGGCGGACGACGGTTATCTGGTTCCAGGCACGGACAACATCGCCGCCTACCGCGCCGTGCCGGGAGCCAAGACCAAAGGCATCGACGTGGAGCTGACCGGCGAAGTCATGCCGGGCTGGAACCTGGCCGCGTCCTACACGTACAGCCGCACGCAGGACAGCGAAGGCGTACGCATCAAGACCGTCATGCCCGAACATATGGTCAAGGTATGGACCACCTATCGTCTGCCCGGCGCATGGCAGCGCCTTACCGTGGGCGGAGGGGTGAACTGGCAAAGCGCCATCTATTACTCCACCACGCCGTGGCAGTTGAACAAGACGGTGACGGCGCGCCAGGACGCATATGCAGTGGTGAACCTGATGGCGCGCTACGACTTCAGCCGGCAGCTATCGGCCACGCTGAACCTGAACAACCTGTTCGACAAGAAGTATCTGAGTTCTCTGGATACGACGTTCAATACCGGTTATTACGGAGCGCCAAGGAACGCGATGCTGAACCTGCGGTACTCCTTCTAG
- a CDS encoding FecR family protein, with the protein MSSGAPTPDEEDACRRWRAQAPAHERAWQHLHGVWRTLAGPAVALPGAQARGLVHQAAAIGAKPARARRSQAIKSALMVAAAVPVLWMLWSVAAPDWLLADYASGVGEQRVVVLDDDSRVVLNTGSAIDVRYSRTERRIVLRQGEILAVVAKEAGNRPFVVATRDGTVTARGTRYVVRVLPASTRVGVTESMVSACPRDESPAQCRDVPEGASVYLSRRDVAAGPQVDPSAEEAWTRHRLSVRNAALPDVLSELARYRRSLLWYDRAALEDLRVSGVFPLDGDEALAALADSLPIVVNTDIPGIVRIGRRLSTP; encoded by the coding sequence ATGTCTTCCGGGGCGCCTACGCCCGATGAGGAGGATGCGTGCCGCCGCTGGCGCGCACAGGCGCCGGCGCACGAAAGGGCGTGGCAGCATCTGCATGGCGTGTGGCGCACACTGGCCGGGCCGGCCGTCGCCTTGCCGGGGGCGCAGGCGCGTGGGCTGGTTCATCAGGCGGCGGCGATTGGCGCCAAGCCGGCCCGGGCACGCCGTTCCCAGGCGATCAAGTCGGCGTTGATGGTCGCGGCGGCTGTTCCAGTGCTCTGGATGCTGTGGAGCGTGGCGGCTCCCGATTGGCTGTTGGCGGACTATGCCAGCGGTGTCGGCGAGCAACGCGTAGTGGTGCTGGATGACGACAGCCGGGTGGTGCTTAACACTGGCAGCGCCATCGACGTGCGCTATTCCCGTACCGAGCGCCGTATCGTGTTGCGGCAGGGCGAGATCCTGGCAGTGGTGGCAAAGGAGGCTGGCAACCGGCCTTTCGTCGTGGCGACGCGCGACGGCACCGTGACGGCGCGCGGCACGCGCTATGTCGTGCGCGTGCTGCCGGCGTCCACGCGGGTTGGCGTTACCGAGTCGATGGTGTCCGCGTGCCCGCGGGACGAGTCGCCCGCGCAATGCCGCGATGTGCCGGAGGGCGCCTCGGTTTACCTGTCGCGCCGCGATGTGGCTGCGGGACCGCAGGTGGACCCCTCAGCCGAGGAGGCGTGGACCCGCCATCGCCTGAGCGTGCGCAATGCGGCGTTGCCGGACGTACTGTCCGAACTGGCGCGCTACCGCCGGTCGTTGCTCTGGTATGACAGGGCCGCCTTGGAGGACCTGCGCGTCTCGGGCGTGTTTCCGCTGGACGGTGACGAGGCGTTGGCTGCGCTGGCTGACAGCCTGCCCATCGTGGTGAATACGGACATTCCCGGCATCGTCCGCATCGGGCGTCGCCTGTCCACGCCATGA
- a CDS encoding sigma-70 family RNA polymerase sigma factor yields MSSSEHLNLFQRLYSGHHPWLRAWLERKLRCRFNAEDIAQETFLRLFRRGALDQVQEPRALLTRTASRLIIDDFRHREIERAYTEMYLAQHGGDSAPSAESVAAAVEAIRNLADVIERLPAKAGQAFLMSTFDGMTHPEIAAALRVSCSAVTQYIARALMACHDVLVDAKAGGACA; encoded by the coding sequence ATGTCGTCCTCCGAGCATCTCAATCTTTTCCAACGGCTTTATAGCGGCCACCATCCCTGGTTGCGTGCCTGGCTTGAGCGCAAGTTGCGCTGCCGCTTCAACGCCGAGGACATCGCCCAGGAGACTTTCCTGCGGCTGTTCCGCCGCGGCGCGCTGGACCAGGTGCAGGAGCCGCGCGCGCTACTGACGCGAACCGCCTCCCGGCTGATCATCGACGATTTCCGCCACCGCGAGATCGAGCGCGCCTATACCGAGATGTACCTGGCCCAGCACGGCGGCGATAGCGCGCCGTCGGCCGAGTCCGTCGCCGCGGCGGTGGAGGCTATCAGGAATCTGGCGGATGTGATCGAACGCTTGCCGGCCAAGGCCGGTCAGGCCTTTCTGATGAGCACCTTCGACGGTATGACCCACCCCGAGATCGCGGCGGCGCTGCGAGTGTCGTGCAGCGCGGTCACGCAGTACATCGCGCGCGCCCTGATGGCCTGCCATGATGTGCTGGTCGATGCCAAGGCAGGCGGGGCCTGCGCATGA
- a CDS encoding SDR family NAD(P)-dependent oxidoreductase — MRIMVVGASKGLGRAFVEGLGKDAALIVGVARRAPLDVAVAPGCELRWIEADLSRPEAAVEQIAAQAPDELDAILYNLGVWEEHAFSEDYDFLADSPKAIARMVDINVTATILLLQRLIPRVLGVRKPQLILTGSTSGLAGSGRPEVTFGASKYALRGIADALRESFRARRLAVTCLQLGYLNTQDGIDASRDAASQRGEGGLIPVHDVVAMTRALLNLSDASFVREIVMPALMDERF, encoded by the coding sequence ATGCGGATCATGGTGGTGGGCGCCAGCAAGGGACTGGGCAGGGCATTCGTGGAGGGACTGGGCAAGGATGCCGCGCTGATCGTGGGCGTGGCCCGCCGCGCGCCGCTGGACGTCGCCGTCGCGCCTGGCTGCGAACTGCGCTGGATCGAGGCCGACCTGTCACGGCCCGAGGCCGCCGTCGAGCAGATCGCCGCGCAGGCTCCGGATGAGCTCGATGCCATTCTCTACAACCTGGGCGTGTGGGAAGAGCATGCATTCAGCGAGGACTACGACTTCCTGGCGGACTCGCCCAAGGCAATCGCGCGCATGGTCGACATCAATGTCACCGCCACCATCCTGTTGCTGCAACGGCTGATTCCCCGCGTCCTCGGCGTGCGCAAGCCGCAGCTCATCCTGACCGGCTCCACCTCGGGACTGGCCGGCAGCGGCCGCCCCGAAGTGACGTTCGGCGCGTCCAAGTACGCGCTGCGGGGCATCGCCGACGCCTTGCGCGAGAGTTTCAGGGCGCGGCGGCTGGCGGTGACCTGCCTGCAATTGGGCTACCTGAACACGCAAGACGGCATCGACGCGTCGCGTGACGCTGCTAGCCAGAGAGGAGAGGGCGGCTTGATACCCGTGCACGACGTGGTGGCGATGACGCGCGCGCTGCTGAATCTGTCCGATGCGTCGTTCGTGCGGGAAATCGTGATGCCAGCGCTGATGGACGAGCGTTTCTGA
- the ubiT gene encoding ubiquinone anaerobic biosynthesis accessory factor UbiT, protein MSAAIQVPGVFARLGRRLPAPFVSLHFTAGLELARRLKWLTPPSELEGRSFAITVEDLGLRSSFAVRQGAFRPVWSGAAAELELGAKLADLLALMRSETDADTLFFQRRLRISGDTELGLIVKNWLDATPRPAWLQGATR, encoded by the coding sequence ATGAGCGCAGCGATCCAGGTGCCCGGCGTGTTTGCCAGACTGGGCCGGCGTTTGCCCGCGCCATTCGTCTCGCTACACTTCACGGCCGGGCTGGAACTGGCGCGGCGGCTGAAATGGCTCACGCCGCCGTCTGAGCTGGAAGGCCGCAGCTTCGCCATCACGGTCGAGGACCTGGGCCTGCGCAGCAGTTTCGCCGTGCGGCAAGGGGCCTTTCGCCCGGTATGGAGCGGCGCCGCCGCCGAACTGGAGTTGGGCGCGAAGCTGGCCGATCTGCTGGCCTTGATGCGCTCGGAGACGGACGCCGATACCTTGTTCTTCCAGCGCCGGCTGCGGATCTCGGGCGATACGGAACTGGGGCTGATCGTCAAGAACTGGCTGGACGCGACGCCACGGCCGGCGTGGCTGCAGGGCGCGACGCGTTAA